Proteins found in one Streptococcus iniae genomic segment:
- the rnmV gene encoding ribonuclease M5 encodes MQEGFLNLTKKIKIQEVLVVEGKDDTANIRRFYEVDTYETRGSAINDDDLERIERLHHLRGVIVFTDPDYNGERIRKLIMAAVPTVRHAFLKRDEAVPGSKSKGRSLGVEHASFEDLQKALSKVTQAYEDDNQFDISLADLSRLGLTLGKDSRKRREYLGDSLRIGYSNGKQLLKRLELFGISLAQVETAMAEYHN; translated from the coding sequence ATGCAAGAAGGATTTTTAAACTTGACTAAAAAAATTAAGATTCAAGAAGTGCTTGTCGTTGAGGGCAAAGATGATACGGCTAATATACGCCGTTTTTATGAAGTGGATACCTACGAAACGAGGGGCTCGGCCATTAATGACGATGATTTGGAGAGAATTGAGCGGCTTCATCATTTGCGAGGAGTCATTGTTTTTACAGATCCAGATTATAATGGAGAACGCATCCGCAAATTAATCATGGCAGCTGTTCCAACTGTCAGACATGCCTTTTTAAAAAGGGATGAAGCAGTTCCAGGGTCGAAATCAAAAGGCCGCTCACTAGGTGTTGAACATGCTTCCTTTGAAGATTTACAAAAAGCTTTGTCTAAAGTGACTCAGGCTTATGAGGATGATAATCAGTTTGACATTAGTCTAGCTGACTTGAGTCGCCTAGGACTGACTTTAGGAAAAGATAGCCGAAAACGCCGTGAATACCTAGGAGATAGCTTAAGAATTGGCTATTCTAATGGGAAACAACTCCTAAAACGCTTGGAACTCTTTGGCATTAGCTTAGCCCAAGTTGAAACAGCAATGGCTGAATATCATAACTAA
- a CDS encoding DNA-binding domain-containing protein, which translates to MKFYIIDDNPSMTMVLQDIIEEDFNHTVTKTCNDSLVAYKDLLVVDVDIVLIDLLMPNLDGVSLVEKIHKQRPKLKFIMISQVNDTTLRQNAYNAGIEFFISKPINIVEVRSVVQKVTESIEMEAKLHLIQELLGPQLAQQTQEDIHTRQLEKIRLILSYLGITADAGYADILSICKVMLSHNLLFEQLDFTKYLSLDAHAQKIMLQRVRRAVKKALINTAHLCIDDFENDITLQYAKSLFGYQNIHLEIQVIQENRFQGGKISLRQFFDELLVQSHNALYT; encoded by the coding sequence ATGAAATTTTACATCATTGATGATAACCCTTCAATGACTATGGTTTTACAAGATATTATTGAAGAGGACTTTAACCATACCGTAACAAAAACATGCAACGACTCATTAGTTGCTTATAAGGATCTTTTAGTTGTTGATGTTGATATTGTTTTAATTGACTTATTAATGCCAAACTTGGATGGCGTTTCCTTGGTTGAAAAAATCCATAAACAGCGCCCTAAACTGAAATTTATTATGATTTCTCAAGTTAATGACACCACACTCAGGCAAAATGCATACAATGCTGGCATTGAATTTTTCATTAGCAAACCCATTAACATTGTTGAAGTCAGGTCAGTCGTCCAAAAAGTGACCGAGTCCATTGAAATGGAAGCTAAACTACACTTAATCCAAGAGTTACTTGGCCCTCAACTAGCCCAGCAAACTCAAGAAGATATCCACACGCGTCAATTGGAAAAAATCCGCTTAATCCTCAGTTACTTGGGCATTACAGCCGATGCCGGCTATGCTGACATTTTGAGCATTTGCAAGGTGATGCTAAGCCACAATCTGCTCTTTGAACAACTTGATTTCACCAAATACCTCTCACTTGATGCTCACGCCCAAAAAATCATGCTACAAAGGGTCAGAAGAGCTGTCAAGAAAGCTCTGATTAATACGGCGCATTTGTGCATTGATGACTTTGAAAATGATATCACCCTCCAATACGCCAAATCCCTCTTTGGTTATCAAAACATCCACTTAGAAATACAAGTTATTCAAGAAAATCGTTTCCAAGGTGGCAAAATTTCCTTACGGCAATTTTTTGATGAGCTCTTAGTTCAAAGCCACAATGCCTTATATACCTAA
- the rsmA gene encoding 16S rRNA (adenine(1518)-N(6)/adenine(1519)-N(6))-dimethyltransferase RsmA, with protein sequence MRIADYSVTRAILDRHGFTFKKSFGQNFLTDTNILQKIVDTAEIDKGVNVIEIGPGIGALTEFLAENAAEVMAFEIDDRLVPILADTLRDFDNVQVVNQDILKADLQTQIKSFKNPELPIKVVANLPYYITTPILMHLIESKIPFQEFVVMMQKEVADRISAQPNTKAYGSLSIAVQYYMTAKVAFIVPRTVFVPAPNVDSAILKMVRRPEPLVRVQDEDFFFRLAKVGFVHRRKTLWNNLTSHFGKTDEIKAKLEAGLENAAIKPSIRGEALTIEDYGRLADAFKAEGL encoded by the coding sequence ATGAGAATTGCAGACTACAGTGTAACCAGAGCCATCCTAGATCGTCATGGTTTTACCTTTAAAAAATCCTTTGGTCAAAATTTCTTGACAGATACCAATATCTTACAGAAGATTGTAGACACAGCTGAGATTGACAAGGGTGTAAATGTTATTGAAATTGGTCCTGGGATAGGGGCCTTAACAGAATTTCTAGCAGAAAATGCTGCAGAAGTAATGGCGTTTGAAATCGATGACCGTCTTGTTCCGATTTTGGCAGATACCTTAAGGGATTTCGATAATGTCCAAGTTGTCAATCAAGATATTTTAAAAGCTGATTTGCAAACACAAATAAAGTCTTTTAAAAATCCAGAATTGCCGATTAAGGTTGTGGCAAACCTTCCTTATTACATCACAACGCCAATCCTCATGCATTTGATTGAGAGCAAAATTCCATTCCAAGAATTTGTTGTCATGATGCAAAAAGAAGTTGCTGACCGCATTTCAGCGCAGCCAAATACGAAAGCTTATGGCAGTTTATCAATTGCTGTTCAATATTATATGACTGCTAAGGTTGCTTTTATTGTTCCAAGGACGGTGTTTGTTCCAGCACCTAATGTAGATTCAGCTATTCTAAAAATGGTGAGACGCCCTGAACCACTTGTTCGTGTGCAAGATGAAGATTTCTTCTTTCGTTTAGCAAAAGTTGGCTTTGTTCATCGTCGCAAAACCCTTTGGAATAATTTAACCAGTCATTTTGGTAAAACAGATGAGATCAAGGCTAAGCTAGAAGCTGGTTTAGAAAATGCTGCCATTAAACCGTCTATCCGTGGTGAAGCCTTAACCATTGAAGATTATGGTCGCTTAGCAGACGCCTTTAAAGCAGAAGGTTTATAA
- a CDS encoding ATP-binding protein, whose product MLKILSQKHIERRQRIIIAAITIALAAQIYIPVITDGFILTLSLFILPVFLYFNDDVNPFQICLGIAMVSPIFRGLILISIGDASLAKTFEFVFTDMVFYLCYGTAYYFLYWRRPYGNKGTFFLTIIICDYISNLVEISLLLNFKHYSVTVFQILFLAALARAFISCALSYCYSYLSLLLLKDYHEQRYYYFIWSTSAVKSEVYFMQKNILEIENIMKNAYLLNKELEHHHLQPEFQHLSLDIARDVHEIKKDYQNVIKGLGTYFSVENESSMLLKDIFRIALSYVRSLIKAHQQDIIITENIQSTLTVSNYYFLLTVISNIVLNAVEAIGNQKKGTITVVTQECDGSLKIIISDNGPGISDKIKEHIFKPGFSTKFDANGDIYRGIGLSNVKVIVQEQFHGDITCSDNTPKGAVFTISLNKQLLMTEVMK is encoded by the coding sequence ATGCTAAAAATTTTATCTCAAAAGCACATTGAAAGACGTCAAAGAATTATTATTGCAGCCATCACAATTGCTCTAGCTGCCCAAATTTACATTCCAGTGATTACAGATGGTTTTATTTTGACCCTATCACTTTTTATTTTGCCAGTTTTTTTGTACTTCAATGATGATGTCAACCCCTTTCAAATTTGCCTTGGCATCGCTATGGTTTCTCCTATTTTTAGAGGGCTCATTTTAATCAGTATTGGAGATGCCTCTCTGGCAAAAACCTTTGAATTTGTCTTTACGGATATGGTCTTTTACCTCTGCTATGGAACAGCTTATTATTTTCTTTATTGGAGACGCCCCTACGGTAACAAGGGAACCTTCTTTTTGACCATTATTATTTGCGACTACATTTCAAACCTTGTTGAAATCAGTCTTTTACTTAACTTTAAACATTACAGTGTCACTGTTTTTCAAATTCTCTTTTTGGCAGCTCTTGCCAGAGCCTTTATCAGCTGTGCCTTATCTTATTGTTATAGTTACCTTAGTTTATTACTTTTGAAAGACTACCATGAACAACGCTATTATTATTTTATTTGGTCAACTTCTGCCGTAAAAAGTGAAGTTTATTTCATGCAAAAAAACATTCTTGAGATTGAAAACATTATGAAAAACGCCTATCTTCTCAATAAAGAATTGGAACACCATCACTTACAACCCGAATTTCAACACCTTTCTTTAGACATTGCGCGCGACGTCCATGAAATCAAAAAAGACTACCAAAATGTCATCAAAGGCCTAGGCACTTATTTTAGTGTTGAAAATGAATCGAGCATGCTTTTAAAAGACATTTTTAGAATTGCATTATCCTACGTTCGAAGTTTGATTAAAGCCCATCAGCAAGATATTATTATCACCGAAAATATCCAAAGCACGCTAACCGTCTCAAATTACTATTTTTTATTGACCGTTATTTCTAACATTGTTTTAAATGCTGTTGAAGCTATCGGCAATCAAAAAAAGGGCACCATCACAGTTGTCACACAAGAATGCGATGGTAGCCTTAAAATCATTATCAGTGATAATGGCCCAGGGATTTCAGATAAGATAAAAGAGCACATTTTCAAACCTGGTTTTTCCACTAAATTTGATGCTAACGGGGATATTTATAGAGGGATTGGTTTGTCAAATGTCAAAGTGATTGTCCAAGAACAATTCCACGGTGATATTACTTGCTCAGATAATACTCCTAAAGGAGCCGTTTTTACAATCAGTCTTAACAAACAGTTACTAATGACAGAGGTAATGAAATGA